In a genomic window of Piliocolobus tephrosceles isolate RC106 chromosome 1, ASM277652v3, whole genome shotgun sequence:
- the ARTN gene encoding artemin isoform X2, which produces MELGLGGLSALSHCPWPRRQPALWPTLAALALLSSVAEASLGPAPPSPAPREGPAPVLAPPAGHLPGGSTARWCSGRARRPPPQPSRPAPPPPAPPSAPPRGGRAARAGGPGGRPRAAGARGCRLRSQLVPVRALGLGHRSDELVRFRFCSGSCRRARSPHDLSLASLLGAGALRPPPGSRPISQPCCRPTRYEAVSFMDVNSTWRTVDRLSATACGCLG; this is translated from the exons ATGGAACTTGGACTTGGAGGCCTCTCCGCGCTGTCCCACTGCCCCTGGCCTAGGCGGCAG CCTGCCCTGTGGCCCACCCTGGCCGCTCTGGCTCTGCTGAGCAGCGTCGCAGAGGCCTCCCTGGGACCCGCgccccccagccctgccccccgCGAAGGCCCCGCGCCTGTCTTGGCGCCCCCCGCCGGCCACCTGCCGG GGGGAAGCACGGCCCGCTGGTGCAGTGGAAGAGCCCGGCGGCCGCCGCCGCAGCCTTCTCGTccggcgccgccgccgcccgcgcccCCATCTGCTCCTCCCCGCGGAGGCCGCGCAGCGCGGGCTGGGGGCCCGGGCGGCCGCCCTCGGGCCGCGGGGGCGCGGGGCTGCCGCCTGCGCTCGCAGCTGGTGCCGGTGCGCGCGCTCGGCCTGGGCCACCGCTCCGACGAGCTGGTGCGTTTCCGCTTCTGCAGCGGCTCCTGCCGCCGCGCGCGCTCTCCGCACGACCTCAGCCTGGCCAGCCTACTGGGCGCCGGGGCTCTCCGACCGCCCCCGGGCTCCCGGCCCATCAGCCAGCCCTGCTGCCGACCCACGCGCTACGAAGCGGTCTCCTTCATGGACGTCAATAGCACCTGGAGAACCGTGGACCGTCTCTCGGCCACCGCCTGCGGCTGCCTGGGCTGA
- the ARTN gene encoding artemin isoform X1 has protein sequence MELGLGGLSALSHCPWPRRQTPLGLSAQPALWPTLAALALLSSVAEASLGPAPPSPAPREGPAPVLAPPAGHLPGGSTARWCSGRARRPPPQPSRPAPPPPAPPSAPPRGGRAARAGGPGGRPRAAGARGCRLRSQLVPVRALGLGHRSDELVRFRFCSGSCRRARSPHDLSLASLLGAGALRPPPGSRPISQPCCRPTRYEAVSFMDVNSTWRTVDRLSATACGCLG, from the exons ATGGAACTTGGACTTGGAGGCCTCTCCGCGCTGTCCCACTGCCCCTGGCCTAGGCGGCAG ACTCCACTTGGTCTCTCCGCGCAGCCTGCCCTGTGGCCCACCCTGGCCGCTCTGGCTCTGCTGAGCAGCGTCGCAGAGGCCTCCCTGGGACCCGCgccccccagccctgccccccgCGAAGGCCCCGCGCCTGTCTTGGCGCCCCCCGCCGGCCACCTGCCGG GGGGAAGCACGGCCCGCTGGTGCAGTGGAAGAGCCCGGCGGCCGCCGCCGCAGCCTTCTCGTccggcgccgccgccgcccgcgcccCCATCTGCTCCTCCCCGCGGAGGCCGCGCAGCGCGGGCTGGGGGCCCGGGCGGCCGCCCTCGGGCCGCGGGGGCGCGGGGCTGCCGCCTGCGCTCGCAGCTGGTGCCGGTGCGCGCGCTCGGCCTGGGCCACCGCTCCGACGAGCTGGTGCGTTTCCGCTTCTGCAGCGGCTCCTGCCGCCGCGCGCGCTCTCCGCACGACCTCAGCCTGGCCAGCCTACTGGGCGCCGGGGCTCTCCGACCGCCCCCGGGCTCCCGGCCCATCAGCCAGCCCTGCTGCCGACCCACGCGCTACGAAGCGGTCTCCTTCATGGACGTCAATAGCACCTGGAGAACCGTGGACCGTCTCTCGGCCACCGCCTGCGGCTGCCTGGGCTGA